Below is a genomic region from Rhinoraja longicauda isolate Sanriku21f chromosome 34, sRhiLon1.1, whole genome shotgun sequence.
gttaagtccagcggccgagccgcaccagcgatgaaacgtcccgtggccgaaccgcaccgggcaatgttaggccccgcggcccgggcactgttaagtccagcggccgagccgcaccagcgatattaggccccgcggccgagccgcaccgggcgatggaaggccccgcggccaagccgcaccgggcactgttaagtccagcggccgagccgcaccgggcgatggaaggccccgcggccgagccgcaccccgcgccgtgaggaagagacctaaaagagaaaggtttcccccacccacggacagacagctcgtccccgaccgtcccgcacagtccccgcaaggggatggaagtccccgcggccgagtcgcaccgggcgctgagacgtctcgtggccgaaacgggcgatggaaggccccgcgactcgTACTAGCTGCCATCAGTGCGTCGTTCACCCACTACTGCCTCCACGTAACGCAGGGCTCACCCAGCACTGCCGCTCCAATATTGTAGCGCACCCTTCGAACTGGCAGTTCATTAACTTTGCGCTCGATCAGCACTGCCCCACGATAACGTTGGTGTCTCACATCACAAGCGCTGGGAAGGTGTGGTTCTCATACCGCAATAAATATGCATCATTTTGGCCCCCACTCTGGACAGTTCCTCCTGTTCCACCCCTAATAGAATGAGTCTTTCTGTTTTGCGCCTTTCGATAGTATGCTCCCGTGAAATGCTTCGTTTGCGTACAATCTAGGCaggacacaagagtcgccacattttgatacggacaaagttacaaaactaCCGAACAGTCAAATCTACTGCCTGCCGCCAGACGTGGCAGtagtgcccctcccccccctgcacCCTTCTCCACCCCCCGTCCGTTTTCCCTTCGTTTTGGGCGGCCCACCGTCGGGTCTTCCCAATGTTGTCGGCGGGCACCCATATCGAATCTCACCGTTCTCTCGGCACCCACTATCCCCTCCCACACTCAGGCGCCGGGCCGCCCATTGTTCTCGACGGCCCCACGCCTGGTCGTCACCCCCACCCCATTGCTCGGCGTCTCCAGGCCGGATCCTCCCCATTGCTCACGCCGGTCCACCACGCTTTCggtccctcctcgctctcccCGGCGCGGTTCCCGTCCACACCGGTGGTTCGGTTCCGTTTCGGAGTCCGCATttggcgagccgggccgacctgGCGGGTCATTCGTCATCGGTATGCGCCGGGCGTTACCCGTTCCTCTTGGCGAGCCGCGCTAGTCATGACCGTGGTAGGCGAGTCAGCCCTGCGTGCCGGAAGTGTCCCGGCGCGCTGCTTGCTGGCAGTTTCCTGGCCCGCTGCTTGCCGGGAATGTCCCTGCTCACTGCTTGTCGCTAATATCCCGGACCGTTGCTCGCCGGCTGTGTCCCGGCCCGCTGCTTGTCGGAGGTGATCTGGCCTTCTGCCTGCAGTGGGATTATTGCTCGCAAATCCCCGCTACATGTTCAGCTCGCTCATATTGAATCCCTGACAGCGTGACGAGTACTGCTCTCAGACTGCGTGGCCGTCCTCACTCGAAGCCCTCCAGCAGAGTGGCGCTTCATCATTACTGCCCACAGTAATGCCTACTGCTGCATCATTACTGCCGACAGCTGTCCGTCGCTGGAATCCCTCCGGTATGTTGGCGCTTCCACAGCATTGTCCTCTCAGAGTGCTTTGTTTGATACTAAGATTAGATTTCTAGACTAGTGCAAATATTATGGCCATGCCTATCTCAGTGTAATATGAGTCACAGGGTTGAAATCGTGGCTCGTTATTCATGTATTGGCACAAGTATCGTCCGACATTTTGTTCTCCCTCCACAGTAATGAAGATAGCGAACATGAAATGTTTTATCGGCTTCTCTGCGCACTGGGGAACAGGCTAAATGTTGGGTTTTCGTTTGACTTCCAGGTTGGAAATCTATTTGGGAGCAAGCGGTCGACAGTGATCACGGTGTACAACGGAGCATTGGATTCCTCAGCAGTCGTATTTTTGATCTTTAAGGTAAGATTTGCTGCTATCAATTCTCCTAATATTTCTCAGGATTAAAGGTTTGAGATCAGTCGTTAGATCGGAAAAGATGGAGTTGTTCTCTGTTGCACCATATGTTGAGAGGATATTGAACAGATGTGTGCGGTTGGTTGTTTTAGGAAACAGGGAGCACGGGCTTAGAGTTGGGGGTCAAAGCTTTCAAGGGTGATCTGAATAAAAGCCAGTTCTAACTGATGGTTACGAATGGATTGAAAGAGAATCACTGCAAAAATGCAAAGCAGTGGGAAATTTTTAAGAGGAAAAATCGTGGGTCTGcatggtcaattaacccacaccATGGATCTATTTGTCTCCTGTGTTCAAATCCCACGAAGCCGGTAAAAAAATGTTGGACTTGTCGTTTAGAAGCACAGGTTGCTCTTCGGGAATTCAAGGTAAGACCGCGGCTTANNNNNNNNNNNNNNNNNNNNNNNNNNNNNNNNNNNNNNNNNNNNNNNNNNNNNNNNNNNNNNNNNNNNNNNNNNNNNNNNNNNNNNNNNNNNNNNNNNNNNNNNNNNNNNNNNNNNNNNNNNNNNNNNNNNNNNNNNNNNNNNNNNNNNNNNNNNNNNNNNNNNNNNNNNNNNNNNNNNNNNNNNNNNNNNNNNNNNNNNNNNNNNNNNNNNNNNNNNNNNNNNNNNNNNNNNNNNNNNNNNNNNNNNNNNNNNNNNNNNNNNNNNNNNNNNNNNNNNNNNNNNNNNNNNNNNNNNNNNNNNNNNNNNNNNNNNNNNNNNNNNNNNNNNNNNNNNNNNNNNNNNNNNNNNNNNNNNNNNNNNNNNNNNNNNNNNNNNNNNNNNNNNNNNNNNNNNNNNNNNNNNNNNNNNNNNNNNNNNNNNNNNNNNNNNNNNNNNNNNNNNNNNNNNNNNNNNNNNNNNNNNNNNNNNNNNNNNNNNNNNNNNNNNNNNNNNNNNNNNTCTTCCTCACGCATCTGCTCTGGTTCTCACTCATCCAGCTGCGGCTTATCTTGTTTATCGGCACCGTGAACCCCATGCTGAACTTTTTGTCGAACAGTGATCCCGGGCAAGGTAAGGAGGCGGAAGACATTCCCTATTATTGAAAGGGTtggacagggagagagggagttaaAAGGAACTATGCTtgatgggaggagagggaagatgTACCAAAACACATAATTTCCCTCATTTTAACTGACAACCGCACCCCCCACTCAATTCCACGGGTAGATTCATTCCCACTAGAAAAATCACAACCCTACTCGAAACGCAGTATCTAATCAAAAAGTACATTTTGCATCCAGTCCCCTCCTAACTAGGTGTCTGAATCACCAGAAATATACGTTTCCCATTCGTTGCACAAGTCCAGATCCATGTGCATTCCCAGGCTTACACCGCAATCTTGAATTGGAGCTTCGAGATCCATCAAACGGTTTCCGGTCTCCCATTGTTTTCATCATTTATTTCCTCTCTAACACAGTCAGCAGATTTACAAACGCCCTCGGAATAACTCAGCTATGCGGCATTTTGTGCGCCCCATGCAACGGGCTGATTCTGGACCGACACAAACGGAGAAATAAACGACTGGACAGAACACCAGGTAATCCAGAAGCGATTAATCGCCTCCGGTCAGTGCAGTGATTTCTGAAACTATGAATCTCATATCTGGGCACGTTGGGGAAGAACGATGTCATCTGATATATGGCTCCCGCCATCGCCTTACTCTGAATATTTTAGCGGCCGGAATTTCTCAACTGTTTTTCTATTCCTGTCTACCTTCTATCCCACGGCTTCATTCAAGATTTTTCACCATCAGCGTTTCGTGCAGGCACTCTCTCACGTCCCCATGTTTTCTGTCACACGCTCACAATCTGTCGCCCTCTCCCATTCTCGCTCTCGTTACCTTTCCTCTCCTTCCGGCGCAATCGATCTCTCCGAGACTCGTTCTTCAACACTCCCTGTATCTTCCGTGGGTGGGGAATATGTACAGTGTTCGGGCAGCGCCAACAACTGATTGAGTTTCTATCTCGTCCACAACAGGCACGGCTTCCTCCGAGAGACTGGCCGACATGCAATCGGCACTGCTTTCTCTCGCCATAACCGTCACACTCTCCGTTCTCTTCTCTGTCTGCGCCGCGATCCCGGTGCCGGAGGTGCAGTACCTAACCTTCGTCCTGCAGATGGTCAACCGCGCCTTCCTGTACGGCGGTCTCTCCGCATTCATTGTTATCGCGTAAGTTTATCCGTCACCCCCAGAGCATTTGTTGACGAGGGATATTTATACATTCCACAATCTTTCATTGGACGCGCAAATCATGAACTGTGGAAGTGTGCGGCGGGTAAGGAAGGTACGATAGGAACTGGCTGAGAGGATGGTGGTTAAATAAACACAGAAGAGAGAAGTGCGGGAATTAAGTGATGTTAGAGTTGAGACCCGGCCTATTCAGATCATACCAGTGGGAAGTCCTGTTGCGCCGAATAGGCACCAGATATGCACGTGGACACAATGCAATAATCACAActgctttctctttctcttttcgcAGGTTCCCACAGTGTCATTTTGGGAAGCTATTTGGGACAATGCAGGCTCTGGCGGCCATCGTCTCTCTGCTCCATTATCCCTGCTTCATCCTCGTAAATGGACCCTTGCAGAACAATCCATTGTACGTAAGTATCAGATAGTTACGTTTTCCCTGGAATCTCAGACCGTGACGCTGGCTCAGATGGGTATGTAAGACCGAGAAACACGTTAAATATCTTATTCTCTGGCACTCACAAGACAGTGAAGGCAGCACGCGTTATGTAATTCGAGGGTTGTTATGACTTCTGACAGGAAGATCTGCTAGAGGCACACAATAGATGAATATGAATATAATAAATGTATTGGTCAAGTATGTgcttatacaaggaatgtgccttggtgctccgctcacaaatgccaacacaaacatacagttaacaattaaggataaagcataaccacatcaaaacaataaagatacAAAACACATAAATTCGGCATCAGCCGTGTCCAATTGCAAGTCCCATATTTTAGTAGGCATGAGGAAATGACTGAAATGAGGTGATATAGCAAAACCTGGAGAAACAGGGTtacacttccccccaccccccagataGCAGAGACGGTTCAAGAGAGATTGGAGAGCGATGTCAGAAATCATTAAATATTTCTAAGGAACGAACAAGGTA
It encodes:
- the LOC144609570 gene encoding equilibrative nucleobase transporter 1-like; this encodes MEKLGDRVKRYLTFATGVIECFGFAGIILGWPSLVFVLKTKEYFADLCLSVQNSSDSGAANATDKYCDMQDERFTLIFTIASFVMPVATIANGFLLDYCGTMATRLLAIFLYTMGNLMIAFSTNASSALLFPAISLLGVGGLLLFITNVQVGNLFGSKRSTVITVYNGALDSSAVVFLIFKVRFLTHLLWFSLIQLRLILFIGTVNPMLNFLSNSDPGQVSRFTNALGITQLCGILCAPCNGLILDRHKRRNKRLDRTPGTASSERLADMQSALLSLAITVTLSVLFSVCAAIPVPEVQYLTFVLQMVNRAFLYGGLSAFIVIAFPQCHFGKLFGTMQALAAIVSLLHYPCFILVNGPLQNNPLYLNIALIVIVTCTFAHPINVYFYCRRENNTGTGEATAGRNAGGELSLEC